One genomic window of Coffea eugenioides isolate CCC68of unplaced genomic scaffold, Ceug_1.0 ScVebR1_410;HRSCAF=1082, whole genome shotgun sequence includes the following:
- the LOC113758230 gene encoding uncharacterized protein LOC113758230, translating into MIAFRCEIIAPSCCRSSSKLCRLEKIPEKSLILPNVLACEHCDAKRFHMEPPSFCCRSGEVKIVPPPMPYSLKRLFTGSDKECEDFQRKARTYNNNVAFTSYAAKYDRKLTKNKPGVYTFRVQGQVYHFLNSLLSNGDQPSGIQLYFYDTDEELRRRTENCDKLRESTLKLLMSILQDNPYAKFFKSLRDLPNLEDHTIILNSNPTLDQRVYNLPTASQVAAIWTEIDDDSVDMRPHIQVYSHSSMSYRVQPYYGCCDSLQYPLLFPRGESGWHYGIKRFHKKEKKGNLSAINQSVDLSSVDTPSQLLELEQRGTEDYFVSAREYYCYKFQVRDDDASMLLHTLRLFQQFVVGSYIKIETSRLDFHRKKQNAIRTEILQGVLDSIAIGQTQGSKVGRRTILPASFIGVPRDMKRRYLDAMALVQKYGKPDIFLTMTCNPMWKEIHEGLRYTEKPQDRPDLLSRVFRAKFEVVKNELLHKHIFGEVAACVYAIEFQKHDLPHAHVLLILKPEFKLLNAESYDKIVCAELPDPKEDQHLYSLVVKHMLHGPCGDMDRSYPYMKNGSCKSHYPKDFSEHTIHAEDSYPCYRRRDDGRKMKFVGMNWIIDGLYLIIDTSLL; encoded by the exons ATGATAGCTTTTCGCTGTGAAATTATAGCTCCCTCTTGTTGCCGTAGCAGTTCGAAACTTTGTAGGCTGGAAAAAATCCCTGAGAAATCTCTTATCCTCCCCAATGTTCTAGCTTGTGAACATTGCGATGCTAAGAGGTTTCACATGGAGCCTCCTTCTTTTTGTTGCCGTAGCGGCGAGGTTAAAATTGTCCCTCCTCCCATGCCTTACAGTCTGAAGCGATTATTTACTGGTTCTGATAAGGAGTGCGAGGACTTTCAAAGAAAAGCCCGCACTTATAATAATAATGTCGCTTTTACATCGTATGCTGCAAAATATGACAGGAAATTAACAAAAAACAAGCCTGGAGTGTATACGTTTCGAGTTCAGGGTCAGGTTTATCACTTTTTGAACTCTTTGCTGTCAAACGGTGATCAACCTAGTGGAATTCAGTTATACTTTTATGATACTGATGAAGAATTAAGGAGGAGGACTGAAAACTGCGATAAGCTTCGTGAGAGTACTTTGAAGCTGCTTATGAGTATACTCCAAGATAATCCTTATGCAAAATTCTTTAAGAGCTTAAGGGATCTTCCAAATCTTGAGGATCATACAATTATTCTCAATTCTAATCCTACCTTAGACCAGCGAGTATATAATCTTCCTACTGCATCCCAAGTTGCTGCTATTTGGACTGAAATTGATGATGATTCAGTTGATATGCGTCCTCACATTCAGGTCTATAGTCACTCTAGCATGAGTTATAGAGTTCAGCCTTATTATGGATGCTGTGATTCTTTGCAGTACCCTCTCCTCTTTCCTAGAGGTGAATCTGGGTGGCATTATGGAATTAAGCGCTTtcataagaaggagaaaaagggaaatttgtcTGCCATCAACCAATCTGTTGATCTTTCCTCCGTAGATACTCCATCACAGCTGTTAGAGTTGGAACAAAGAGGCAC TGAGGACTATTTTGTGTCTGCTAGAGAATATTATTGTTACAAGTTTCAAGTGAGAGATGATGATGCATCTATGTTGCTGCACACCCTTAGGTTGTTTCAACAGTTTGTCGTGGGTTCTTATATTAAGATCGAGACGTCTAGGCTTGACTTTCacagaaaaaaacaaaatgcaatacGTACTGAAATTCTCCAAGGGGTTTTAGATAGCATTGCTATTGGTCAGACGCAGGGTTCTAAAGTTGGTCGAAGGACTATTTTACCTGCTTCTTTTATTGGGGTTCCGAGGGACATGAAACGCAGATATTTGGATGCAATGGCTTTGGTTCAGAAATATGGAAAGCCTGACATTTTTTTGACCATGACATGCAATCCAATGTGGAAGGAAATTCATGAAGGTTTGCGATATACAGAAAAGCCGCAGGATAGGCCTGATTTATTGTCTAGAGTTTTTAGAGCTAAATTTGAAGTGGTCAAGAATGAGCTTCTGCACAAACACATTTTTGGAGAGGTTGCAGCGTGTGTCTATGCTATCGAATTTCAGAAGCACGACCTTCCTCATGCTCATGTCCTCTTAATTCTTAAGCCTGAGTTCAAATTATTAAATGCTGAATCGTATGATAAAATTGTTTGTGCTGAACTTCCTGATCCAAAAGAGGATCAGCACTTGTACTCTCTCGTTGTGAAACATATGCTTCATGGTCCCTGTGGAGATATGGATAGAAGTTACCCTTACATGAAAAATGGTTCTTGTAAAAGCCATTATCCAAAAGATTTTTCTGAACATACTATTCATGCCGAAGATTCTTACCCGTGTTATAGAAGGAGGGATGATGGTAGAAAGATGAAGTTCGTCGGCATGAATTGGATAATCGATGGGTTATACCTCATAATCGATACCTCCTTACTTTGA